The Hermetia illucens chromosome 2, iHerIll2.2.curated.20191125, whole genome shotgun sequence genomic interval GATGCACCTGTTAGcgtaactgaaatcgaggaagcacCGCGGCTCAGTGAATTCGTTAATCgggaaggtaaaacaccatctgactggcaagaaagcattgcatttctgggtGTAGAGAaagcgtgtgccacacgaactcatctggtatgctttacggaatacttagtaccagaagaactcgtgcgctgggttcaattactttaccacgatctgaaaagtaaatatCGAAGTGTGggggatgtatcaaaaccgcttcgtgtctctgttggtgatcATAAAGGAAGCGTTCtcacaccactcctctttgttcttgttatggacaccgtcacacgggacatccaacgtccagcgcctatacactgctttatgcagatgatgtgctCCTAGCATTTAATAGCAAACATGATCTcgggcaacttgtccaaaaatggaatgatcctgtcatgcaacacgatctcagattcaatctaaataaagttgatttttgacggccgatccccATAAAATAGGCataattactgtcagcggcaataaTCGGCCCAGATctgagggatttaaatatctcgggtgcgTTGTGAGGttccttcacgcattagcacaaCATGGATGAAggggttccacaactggtgttctttgtgacgtatcaacgaacgtctcaaatctaaaatttaccgcaatgtcgtccgccctgtcgctatctatggttctgagtgttgatcgACTATAAGGCAATGAGTGGCGCCTTGCGatagtggagacgaagatgttgtattggATTAGTAGCGTGACagattttgatcacatccgaaatgagaatatctgcgatcgatatggggttgcaccgatcgtggtaaAACTGCGAGGCCAGCCGaatcaacggtggtttgatacgctggatgaggatttaaaagcctcgcgattgcaaccagctcaggcatttaatagaacCACTGGCGAAATCGATCGCGACaacccgaccccgcttgtgaacgggacaaagaatggagaaaaagaagatacaaatgactaaaagaaaatgtttctttgcgacccccattcagatgagctcactttgttgtggaatCGACCAACTAACATGTAATGATAATATCATAAACGTTATAGAATGCTTCACACAAAACTGGAGaaatttcaccctctataactttactaataatagttgaattttcttcaccaCACCAATGCCAAATGTTgaatttctaggatgaactaaaatatggaaatatattattattaactttatttgtgcagatatcggagcctCATGtcgacctagatttcgtagagtcccactgtgatttttcggttggatagattcggAGAATGAGGCCGGCTTCATTTTTTAGGGCACGCATTTTGAGCAGTCACTCctctataaaaataaaactaggtagcttgctcctactacaatatattttaatagttagtaaatacgtatttcgaaagctacttactttcttcctcagtacttaagctactaaatcattgggaagtttttcctgaatttttaaataaaacaaattaaaagtctgtAGAGACAGATTATAAAAAGTTGCTTAAAAGCTAAAGATCCGTATGTGGGTACAGATTCTAAAGGGTAAagagaaaaacgtaaaaaggtCCACATGCATAAGCACAAACGAAATGATGGTATCATTCGATGTCAAATCCTTGTTCCCAAACACTCCGATAAAACCAGCTATTCACCAACTAGAAGTTTGGCTGAATAAATTTAACACCACAATTGATTGGAGGGCCAAAGTGAGACAATACACTAAATTGGCATCACTATGCATGGgggaaaattatttcacatttcgtgaaaaattttataaaaccacaGCGGGAGTCTCCATGGGCAACCCAATATCACCACTGGTGACGGAAATGTTTATGGCATACGTTGAAACAATCATCGAAGAAAAGGGGATAATGCCGAGGATTTGGTTCAGGTATGTCGATGATGTATTTGCCATAGTTGAAAAGGACAGGGTAGACAACACGTTAACAGAAATTAATAGGATACACCCGAAGATCCAATtcacaatagaaaaagaagagcatGGATCGTTACCATTTTTGGACCTACGAGTAATTAACAATAGCGGAAAACTCGAATTCGAGATATACAGGAAGCCAACGGCAACCcaaagaacgataccagcaacctCGGCTCATACCGCAACACAACAAATGGCTGCCTACAACTCAATGGTGCACCGTCTTTGCACATACCCCCTAACCAAAGATGGCTTCAATAAAGAAAGAATGTTCATACTTGATACAGCTATCAAGAATGGTTACACGGTCGAAGAAATCGAAAGGCTGATCAAGAGAAAGAAAGACCAgatatggaagaaccaacagtcAACATTGTTCGAGCAAGAAAGCACTCTAGCTGATACTAAATGGGTGAGCATACCATTATCCAATgacttttatagaataaaatctCTCCTAgggaaatacaatataaaagtggtTGGATCAAGCAGAGACGCAACCCTTAAAAAACAATTAGGgagcgaaaaggacccattaacggaaggggaaaaaagtgggatctacaagatcagctgcaatgactgcgagatggtctacattggccagacaaaacgcctcatcactactaggttccaagaacacctAAAGGAAGTAGAGAGGGGAGAAAGACGAGGAGCCAACACGGTGCGTTCTTCGGTTGCGATGCACGTCATAGAGGAGGGGCATTCTGTGACGAGGGCAAATCTTGAGCTGGTACGAGAAGTGAATAAGCCACAcaccttggacgcatgggaaagcttggaaatattgcgaaaggatgcggcaaaattgatgaacacagatggagggaattgtgcatcaaggctaatcaaaaaactcgctgacaaatacagggaccgcaccacccactaactattgataattgACGGCCATGAACCCTAAAAGTTATTATATTATCCCTACCTGCATGTGGacctttttacgtttttctctTTACCCTTTAGAATCTGTACCCACATACGGATCTTTAGCTTTTAAGCAACTTTTTATAATCTGTCCCTacagacttttaatttgttttatttaaaaattcaggaaaaacttcccaatgatttagtagcttaagtactgaggaagaaagtaagtagctttcgaaatacgtatttactaactattaaaatatattgtagtaggagcaagctacctagttttatttttatttagaagaactacaagcatcggaacgataactattttaacaCTCCTCTATCTTTCAGCCCatatcagaaacaagatcattttcgaaaagtactaattgataacTTTCATTGGATATCCCATATAaccatatttaatgaaaaacaagtcgggaaaccggaagctggacgcttcaggtatgaaaggttttgtttgcttcttctgtgagtatatttaagtgtagaactatcccatttgtacgtagcctgttatgtagttacatttagcatgtctggctacccacttcaatgtgatattgatatttagttacagtaaatttacaggggagagtcaactttgagctattgcaactttgttagtaatagtatgattttgatcaaacttggggataatgtacttcatattatattttatactactaccaacttctaTAATTCTGGCATAAACTTGATggcggttttactcaatttccctaaaaatacggtaatatactattattaacttaatttgaatagatatcgatatggagagtattttgaggcctcgacaccatatagaggcagcttcatgaattttttcagattttttggttgggtagtttctgagaatacgtccgttaaagaaatcattactttccacccctcccactccccgcctttttaacaaatctcaaaactaagactggcttcgaaaagtactaatcgagaccttcatgactatattcggggaaaaaaaattgtacaccccctttacatgtacggggaccccccctaaatctgaacgtagaaggatatcactcactgcatgtctaggggtccacagttcccaccttcttaccaaatttggtgtcaatcggtattgccgtttctaagaaaagtgtttctgactgacagacagacagacagacgggcagacagacagacattgaaccgattttaacaaggttttgttttgaaacaaaactttagaaATAAGGACCATGCGCTTACGTGAAATGTAATCCTCAAAATGTCTCATTtcgatgtctgctcaaataaatttaataatattaacAGCTTTTCGAAGTTATTAGCAAAACCCACCTTGAGTATGTCGTAGGTTTATTAAATTAtccagtaggtgaatgctcttaaggcctaattaggacgatcagaccccgagtctacacggggactcaCCTGAAGTAGCAGTAGATCGCCACACCTTAaaaggggtatactggtaccatgggaaccgagagccgtagcagcatagaggacagtatggTGCAcaatactgcaaagtttcgTGTGAATCTAGCTATTAGGATCAAAGTTTCCTGCcaatttactgcatctgaagccatgcaaagtcataattaacgaaaataattgacattcaaataTTAAAGCCCTATATATGAAGAAGCTACTTCTCCTCAGCCCTTTTGCGTTTTGCgatacctttttaaggttttgtgtaaaataaaaccttattaaaataaataatttgacacacgacatgattatattttacacaccccctttgcatgtatgaaaacCCTAATTTTTACTGTAAACATAGCATAGCATAAGCAATTTAAAAGcattaaaggaaaaataaatgataCAGAAACAACAATATATAGTGTacatgaaaaatacaaaagtttggttcaaaaggaacaaaatatttaaaaatacgaTTATTTTCGTAGTTACCAATGGTAAGTAACTAGTTAGGTATCGTTTGCGTTTGTTAACTTCTGCTAAGCAAGCAGGAATTGAATTTGTCAACTTGGTTTACTGGTAAGACGTTATATTGCTCCATTCTTGATTACGATCTTAGGCATTTCTTTGGATGAAATATTGTGTCTCGAATCTTAGACTCTAATAAGTCATCTATCTCTATCTGTAGCAATTTCTAAAGCCTTTGTCCTAGggttttgtttcactttttttgaaattgcGACGCCGTTCACATTCACTCAATTTAAGCGGGCGTTTAGAACGTAGCATTGATACGGTCGAACCGAACGATTTGTAGTTCACAATTACCCTCTAACCATATAGCATTGCGATTCATTTTGTACGCAAACTCTTTCTATTGTAATTACAATAACTGTGTAAATATCTCGGATTAACGCCATCAGCCAATTGTTGGACGCATCAGCACTTGGAttaagtggtgttccacaactggctttCTTTGTGATAGgcacatcaacgaacgtctcgaaTTCAAAAtcgaccgcagtgtcgtcctctatggttttgagggctggccgactataaaaggcaatgaacagtGGCATGTGGCAATGGAGAAAAAGATGTTGCGTTCGACCAGGGGTAGCATCCCATGATCAGTGAATCGAGTGgaaattgcgagagaaacgGCTTTGATGGTATGGACTTGTAATTCGCGCTGGGGAGAATGATTGATTTGAATATCTGTCTATGGGGAGCAACCTAAAGACCGGCCGAAATGAATAATGACTTGATAAACCATACTCCTTTATGTTGGGCATATGTAACCCACCTCGACTAACCCATTGAGCTGGATGTTGCCGTAAGTGGAAACAGTCCAGATAGAAATGCCACGATCACTGAAACTGAATTGGCTTCACTGGTAATTTGGCTAATGCCTGAGATCCGGTGAGAATAGGCATATCAAATTTTGAGAAACCCCCTGTCACTTGCATTAAAGTGATTGCACTACGAAAAGTTATAAGCATTAAAATGCGAGAACAGCTGTTGTGAGGTGTTTGGCATTTTCAGAGGAAATATAACTGATTACATTGTTAATTTGCTAGCAGCAcacttaaaaattaaatatgacAACACAAACTTACAAACTTAGGTTTTCTTTAACTTCCTAACAACTCACTCTGAAAGATTCGCATTCATTTTCATGAAAAGTAATTTGTTTTCGTAAGTCCCTTATAACGTTTTCCTTCTGTTCTGCAGTCGCTTCCATTTCCGCTTCCAGCTGTTTTGAGTCCTCCACATACTCATCGAACTCCTGTTTAGTATCAGTCCACCTAAATCAAGTGATCAAAGAATTGTgacatatattatacatatcagCTACTTAGCTTACtctttataataaaattttgctcTTTCCTTCCAATATCGGCACTCATCTTCAACACTGTTGAAGATTGGAATCTTCTCCATTTGCTCTATAAGAGTTGATTTAATATATCTAAATTTATAACGTCGAAACGTCCTACTCTTGCCACATATATCCGCACTGAATCCCAGAAATTCTAATCCAATCCAGCTATTACTTTATCGATGAGAACATTCAAAGGACATTAGTCAAACCGAATGCTCTCATAAATCTGTAGATTATTTCTACTAAATAACCACCTTACGACCGAACAAGTTACTTCGCAATGCTTAGTTTATACAGTATGACACAAATACGACATGGGCTTGGAATGTTGATATTCAATACTTGAACCCTTTGGCGCTCGCGAGCCTCGCAAGGTCCGCGACGACAAGCGCGTTTTGCTCGCTGTTACTGTTGGCCAAAACGGAATATTGAGGAGATAATTGTTTAGAAGTAGTAATTACATGTAATGAAAAATTCTCTTTATTTTTTAGCTGATTTGAGATTTTATCTGAATTGGAAACTGACGTAACGAATGACAACCACGATTACTTACGTACCGTTTGGCGATCGCAATGACCCCCGCGCGATTTGCGTGCAATTGTTATTCGTTATGTCAGTTTTCCAATGCGCTTCGCGTTATTTTAAAACATCGAGAAAAAACATGAAATCAGCTGAGAAGCAAGGAtaatttttcatcaaatcatATTACATACAATTACACAAAGTACTGTTTGTTTGCTTGTTTGAATTTGTGATTGCTCGAGGAGTCGAGGCGATTTTCCTGATCACGTAGAACGGTCACGTAGAAGGTTAACATAAAGTATTTGCTCAATAATTACCTTCTCAAAATTTCGTTTTGACAATTAAAAGTTGAAAAGCAAAGGAAATGTTATTCGACGTCATCGTCAAGTTGGCTTTGTCAAGCTCGCGGGCGCCATACCGCACGCAACTATTAGATGGAAAGGAACGCAGCTATTAGACGCCAAACGGAAGACTTCGCGAGCCTCGTGAACCCTAAACGGAACTTACCTAATACAACCACTGCGGATCTGCGGAAACTAGTAGAGCACGATTATGGTTTCCGTGACCCCACGATTTGATGATGGATTCTCGTATAATGGCCTAAAAGACGACTAAAATAAAAAGAGGAATATTTCGAAATCTCCTTTTGTTTTCGAAATATCGAAGGTTGAAGTTTTCGAATTGGCCCACATTCAAAACTTGTATTTCGTTGCGTTTTACGTGTGCCCGCGATCTGATGACGGATTTGGGCACAATGGCCCAAGATAGGACTAAAATAATAAGTAAAAGTTTTCGATACCTTCCTCCGTTTTCGAAATATTGAAGATTGAAGTTTTCGAATTGGCCCCTAGTCAAAACATTTACTTAGTCACGGTTCCGGTAGCCACGGGTTTCGATGATCGATTTtcgtaaaataaaacaaaatgaaaccaaaataaaatgtttcgacATCTCGGTTACCTTTCGGAATATTAAAAACTTTTCATTATCTCATTTAGTTCTTAGTTTCTCGTCAAACTGAATTTCAGCTCGTTCAGTgcaattttattgtattttgttaTTCAACTTTAATTCAACAAACAACTTAATAAATCCTTTTGTTAGAAATATAGGTTAAAAAACTTGAAGATAGCTATGATTTCGTTAAACATCATACTCGTTAACAATCATACTCATTTCTATTCATTTTCGTGTGTATATACTGTATTCCCACGACATCATAGTATATAAGGGTCACCTTGTAATAACTAGCCTAACAACACAAGAAAATCAGAAAACTTTTTATACTCGAAATGCACCACGGCAAGGTATTGTCTAATGCATTTCATCCCCGCCGAAGAGGGAATCCCTTGCTTCATCACTTCCGAAATATTTAATGACTCCAAAACCCTCTTGGTATGTAGTGACTCGGAAAAGTCTTAAAATACTTCCTCACCATAAAATTCTACTCCGAAGTGTCTTCAGCAATTGCACTGTCGATGTCGTCTTCTGCGTCATCCGCGCATTCATTGAGGAGAAGTCGCTTCGCGGGAGCA includes:
- the LOC119647922 gene encoding uncharacterized protein LOC119647922, translating into MMVSFDVKSLFPNTPIKPAIHQLEVWLNKFNTTIDWRAKVRQYTKLASLCMGENYFTFREKFYKTTAGVSMGNPISPLVTEMFMAYVETIIEEKGIMPRIWFRYVDDVFAIVEKDRVDNTLTEINRIHPKIQFTIEKEEHGSLPFLDLRVINNSGKLEFEIYRKPTATQRTIPATSAHTATQQMAAYNSMVHRLCTYPLTKDGFNKERMFILDTAIKNGYTVEEIERLIKRKKDQIWKNQQSTLFEQESTLADTKWVSIPLSNDFYRIKSLLGKYNIKVVGSSRDATLKKQLGSEKDPLTEGEKSGIYKISCNDCEMVYIGQTKRLITTRFQEHLKEVERGERRGANTVRSSVAMHVIEEGHSVTRANLELVREVNKPHTLDAWESLEILRKDAAKLMNTDGGNCASRLIKKLADKYRDRTTH